CACGTTATCTGGAAATTCCTTGTGGAGAAGAAACTATCAGAACATATCAATGATCAGATGCGTCCACACTTCTGCAGAGTGGATTTGAATGGCCCTGAAGTGAAACTCAGCCCTGTGCCAGAGTTTTTGAGGCAGCAAGGTCTGACAGCAGAACATGTAGAAAACTGGATGAGTAAGGCCCAACATGCCTTCCGTCGCCTGATGTCTCAGTACATGGCATTCGAATGTCAAGCAAATACACCGGGATGGACAGCTGCAGAGAAAGATGTACGTTCAGTTGTGAAGGAAGATGCCATCCTGGTGCTGGATGCATCCAAAGGAGTTCTGACTGTTGCTGGCCGAGCTGATGATATAAAACGAATCAGGGCTCCTGTGGAGAACATTCTTCTGAAAGCCATGAGTCACATTGAACGACAGACAAACAGCATCTCTGAGGAAATGATTTTGTCCCCTGCATGGTTCTACATCCTGAAGCAGGAAGGGCTCCAGAAAGCTGCTCTGGACATTTCTCCTGAGATGAAACTCTCTTATGATGAAGGCACCCAGAAGTTAACCATTACAGGACTCACTGCAGAGGTCTACAAGACTAAGTCATGGATCTTGGAGAGGAATGTGAATATGAGTAAGAAACAACAGAATGTCCCCCCATGTCTTCTAGACTTTCTCAGAACATTGGATCCCATGGACTTATCCCAGGATCTGTTCACATCTCAAGGCATCAGTGCAATCTACACCATCGACAACAAAGGGCTTCTCCTGTTTGGGAGTTCTGACAGAATCCTTGCTGATGCAGAAAGTAAGATGAAGGCTGCTTTGGCTCATCAGATTGTAAATGTGGAAGATCCGGAAGTTCTAAAACTCCCTACCTGGGTGGACCTGAAACAAAACCTGCTAGATATCTTCAACTTATCGAAGAAAAAAACTGTGGCCATTCAGATGCACccagagagaaaaataacagtGGCTGGTTTTGTGAATCCAGTGAAAGAGGTCAGCCAGAGTCTGAGGGCATTTGTTGAGAACTACTCACGAGTTCAAGAAACCATTCGTGTCCAATCCTGTGCTGCTGTTCAGTttattgaaaagaaaagaacagaggAATGGTACAGTATTGCCAAAGATAATAATGTTTCAGTAAGTTTTCATGTACAGAGGCCAAGAATCAGCTTTGCTGGAGCTCGTCTTCATGTCCAGAAAACCAAATCCTGCTTTATGGAACTGGCCAGTGCTCTCTTCACTGACACCTTAACTGTGGACAAGCCCGGAGCAAAGAAATACTTCCAAACCCAAGGAAGCATTTTCCTGCCTACAATAATGAATGAGTTAAGATGTGTTATTCTCCTTCGTCCAGAgattgaagaggaagaagaagaggaagtagAGAATTATGAAGAAGAAACTACCCTGTGCAGAGTGCAGACCAACAGTGGAGTACTGATTTCTGTCAGTAAGGTGGACATCTGCAGCTTTGGTGTGGACGCTGTGGTCAATGCAGCTAATGAGGACTTAGACCACATTGGTGGCCTGGCTTTGGCACTGCTAAAGGCTGCAGGACCACAGCTACAGAGAGAAAGCAGCGACTACGTCGCTAAAAATGGACGTCTACGTCCTGGTGACGCCATCATAACAGATGCATACAACCTGCCTTGCAAACATGTTGTCCATGCAGTTGGTCCACGATTCTCTGACTTTGACAGGAAGACGTCAGTGTCACGCCTGAAGACTGCCGTTAGAGAAAGTCTGAGACAAGCAGAGATGGCCAACTGCTCCAGCATTGCACTGCCAGCGATCAGCTCAGGCATCTTTGGTTTCCCTGTTGACCTCTGTGCTGAGACCATAGCCCAGGCAGTTCGGGAGTACTGTGACAGCCCACAAGGTCTGAGATCATTAACTGAGATTCACCTGGTGGACAACAATGATAGGACCGTCAGAGTCATGGCCACAGCTGTGAGCAAGGAGTTCTCTGACCTCGGACCTACAATGACCATCCCACAGCAAGCAGGCGGGAAACGAACAGGGGCTTCAGGGTAATGTTAAAGTTTTTTAATAATGAACTTTTACTGCATGCAACTCAACATTGATGCCCATcaacaataaaacataaagcAAAAGCTGCAATGAGCAAGTAGTTAGATTAGATTAGCAAAAATGCTGGAATCAGGGCAAACAGCTAGCTTGGCTTGCAGCATTGGCTCACATGTAACAACATCCATGTGCTTTTTTCCAGTTCTTGTGCTAAACCTTTAGCTTTGCCATGCTACATAACTGACAGTGTGGTGGTAATCGCTCTccctaaaacaaataaatacaatataactttctttaaatcttcactcaGATTTACTGTTTTTGGTACCCAGCATCTCTGGTACCAAAGAGCTACAAAAAAGGAGGGAAGATTCAATTTTATCTGCTATAACATGAGGTCGTTATGTAAGTCCCGGGATGTGTGGcatccacagaaacctctgaatctcagctaaaagctataaaccatttctacaaccacccaacacagtaaacacaacaaacaattaaaacagcAGTAACATCATTTCGCAAAATGTCCATCAAAACAAGCAACCGAGCCCCATGTGCACGGAACCACAACTAACCAAGTGAACCATACATTTTCTAAAAGCTGAGCTCTCATAGATTCCAAAAGGTTACAGCCCCTCAGAGTTTAAAGGGACAAGGGGTATTTAAACTGACTGTGGCACAAGGCAAAACAGGCCCaatgtatgtgagtgtgtgcgtaattcacatgttcacatgttgattaCTGGTTTTCTGGAGTTTAATGTCTTCTGAAGCATAttttcaaagtgtgtgtgtgtgtattgtgctATTCTTacttagtgtattgtctgtctttgttaccGTTTGTTTATACTGGAGCACTGTaaccaaaaataatttcccctagggatcaataaagtattctgattctgatgattctgattctgatatttaAACGTCTGATGAAATCTCAcaagtgttagctttattttgataccaagATAGTTGACACAGGGTTTGTGCTTGCAAAGAAACTTACATGCAGCATGTAAGTTGAATGTCCaccattttattaaaacaaagtgaacttaaatattttaaaattgtttctcAGTGGATATCACCGAGGTCGAGGCGAACGAGGTCAGAGCCAGTCACATGGTGCCAGTTGGTCTGaaacaggaggaagaggaggaggacgaggaggaggacgaggagaaAGAGGTGAATCTTGGGGAAATCATCAGGGTAACAGAGGAAGCCAAAGTCCCAAGCAACACACCAGCCATGGAGAGCACGGAGGGTAAGGTTCCTCATCTTCTTTTCTTTGGTTGTATAAAACTCTGCCATagtgtgatgtcatcagtgcTGTTATCTGATTGGGTGTAGGTTGGAGCAGACCACGGCTGAGGGATTGAAGATCATTCTGTGCAAGGGAAACATTGAGGACCAGACTGTGAGTACCTGTGGTGCTGTTTGGATCACGACTGAGAGGATTCTGTAAACTGCTGGTTTAGAGCTAATTACAACATGAGAACATAGAATTAGATCACATACACAGAAAAACCAAGATTAAAGGTGAATTCTAGATTATTACAATTTGTAGAAAACCTTCATAGTTTTGTCCATTGTTGATCACTCTCTGTTGACCCCTATCTGACCACTCACATTCCTTTGCTTATCACACGTCTTTTTATTAGTCTTTACTTCTCAAACTTTGCAGATTACTAGGATAAACACAGTGCCTTGAAAATGTATTCACAACTCTTCacaacttttccacattttgtcacatttcagCCCCaaacataaatgtattttatttctatttttgtgaGATTGGTCAATCAAAGTAGCACATAATTGTGAAGTGTTTATACCTGGTGTTTTTACGAATAGAAATCTGAAAAGTGTGGCGTGCATTTATATTTACCTTTACTCTGATacccataaataaaatattcagtaCTATCTTTACGAGTTACTGATacaacagccaaaaaaaaaagagagagagagaattatGACACTGAAAACACAGGATCAGCACATCTAACAGATCACTATTTACATTCACAGTTTGGTGTCAGCCCTCTGTGTGTCACAGTAACAGAGATTATGGTTTAGTTTCAGCCTAAATAACCCACGTGTGTTATTTAGGACCTTTGACACTGTTCTTAATACTCCGTTGAATGTCTGTTTGGAAGTTTCTCCTAATATTTCCAATAATTTTCTGAACTTTTTTATTGAAAAGGTTGTCACCACCAGGGCTCTTATCACAGCTCCTGACTCTGACCCTCTGTCTCTGCCCCTTGCACTGCTCTTTTCACTCAGTTTGAACTTGTGACGCTCTCCACTTTAGAGGATGTGGTTCGCCACATAAAGCCCACATGTTCCCCTCGGGATCCTTTTCCTCCACAAATTGTTTTTAGTCAGCTGAAAGATTTTCTAGTTTATAATGGCGTCTTTGAGGtttttcagtcaggttttaaAAGCCTTCATTGTCACGGTGGTGgaacggactcaggcgcagactgaGGTAGCACGGTTCAACAACACTTTATTAATCACTCTGGTGCGCTATGTACACGtgaagggggtggggggggagaCACCAGGGTCccaggtagggatgggtaccggttctgacataaacggtagtaaccagaccgaaaagcagcgcacatttcggtgctttatttcgttgttttttattcctgagctgtgatacactttgaattctagccaataattttacgtttccgaggatagtaggcgggcccaggtacgtacgttctgttagagcagagctacagattaaaaatgtccaaggcgaagcggtcaaagtctggctgtacttcacagcaaaagatgcaaactcagcagcaacaagtgctttaagctgatactgtgatactgtcaaaggaggtaacacctcgaatccgatgaaacacctggcgacgcatagcgttttttttaaaagcccagaaatgcgccgtatttgatagcttgctgcgagacctcacaccgagcacatctactgtgcgtgggttgcctgttatgcaacatcccccaaaaacccgaagaggagagtcctggcccctagccctgccagtgtagcaggaatgatgaggatgatgatgcagcagcagccgttcttctctgcgtgaggagcttaatgttgttcgtgtgtaatttacgttgtgTACTCTAaccacattattacattaatgcatgtaaggtgaactagcaaacaccatcatagctacatgcggctgtcttcttgtttgatggcagatactcccttcaccctggccaaaaaggctaaaatgaccaaagaaaaagtggaaaacagctaaacatgagaggtttttggacaaagtttgtgttctccattctttaagcaccgtttgagcaccggcaccgtttcaaaagtaccggtttggcaccggtatcgggtaaaacctaaacgatacccatccctagtcccgGGGGTCAATAGGGGGGAAACACACGTCTTCACACTTGCTCCGCTCCTTGTCCAAACACTCCTCACACCCACTCACACTCACGGGGTCCAGGAATCAAAATGGGCGGGTCCAGATAAACCTATAAACATAGACGAGGGTAAGACGGCAGCAAGTACGGGAACAACTAATTCACAAAGAAGCCAGGCAATACTGACGAGGGTCACTCAATATTCCAGCGACAAATAGCTCAGAGCCCCAGCCTTAAGAAGAGCCAGAGGTCGACTGCAATTCACTcgagatcagctgcaggtgcgtgggccaagggtGGAAGCCCAATCAGAactccgcccaggcagacaggtaggagagagagagagagaaaaagaacaaacactTGTGGCCACACTGGGCTGGCCGGGGAGGCACAGGGAGCATGACATTTATAGCACAGAATCTGCATTATTAAGGGTTTTTAATGACAACCTTCTGGCATGTGATTCTGGTAACCATGTTGTTCTTGTCTTGCTTGACCTAGCTGCTGCTTTTGACACCGTAGAACACAATATTCTAATTTCTCAATTACGTGATGTACAGTGGTTGCAAAAGTATTCgacccccttgaactttcccacattttgtcacattacagccacaaacatgaatcaattttattggaattccacgtgaaagatcaacacaaagtggtgcacacgtgagaagtggaacgaaaatcatacatgattccaaagggggctgaataatcaCAAATAATCACgcacacttttcagttatttatttgtaaaaaatgtttggaatcatgaatGATTCTGGTTTTCTGGAGTTTAATGTCTTCTGAAGCATATTTTCAAAGTGGTTATAATGCaataaaatccaaaaataatttccttgTTATCATTTAATGTGAATTATCAAAGGAAAAACTTTTATTGTGGGGCTGAATATTTGGCTCAgggttgtttttgctgttttaacgTTGGCATTTTACAAAAATCTAATCTGGCCAGCCTAAACAGACGCCTGCTTTGCTGTAAGCAGTTTGGTATCGTCTGCCACACTGTGCAGACATTTAGTTCCTCGGccaatttgttttaaaaatgaaaatcataaaatatttttgtatttttgtgtgaacTGTTGATTGTTAAAGCTTAAACTTTGTGCCATTTTGCTTTTGTTCCACAGACTGACGTCATCGTCAACACCATCTCACAGGACTTGAACCTGAGCCAGGGAGCTGTGTCCAAAGCCATCCTGTCAGCGGCTGGAGGGAGTCTGCAGGACGCCATCTACTCTGAAGCCAGAAGGGACACACTGTGGCACGGGGAAGTCATCATCACTGACGGCTACAACCTCACATGTCACAAAGTCTTTCATGCTGTTTGTCCATCCTGGGACAACGGAGGCGGCCAGGCAGAGAAGGTGAGGCtgtttatgtatatataaaatcacatattaataaatagctgaaaaagaaacatgtagctgtagcagtaaacagtgtgttaagtggatgcgttgtacagggagccacaggcaggaatgatttcctgtgtcgttcagtggtgcatcatgggtaatctcagtctctcactgaacgagctcctgtgactgaccagcatgtcatggagtgggtgggaggtgttatccaacattgtctttatcttggacagcatccgcctctccgacaccaccttgagggagtccagctccatccccacaacattgctggccttacggatcagtttattaagtctgttggcatctgcgaccctcagcctgctcccccagcatgcaacagcatagaggatcgcactggccacaacagactcatagaaaatcctcagcattttctggcagatgttgaaggacctcagtcgcctcaaaaaatagagacgactctggcccttcctgtaaagtgctgtggtgtttttagcccagtccagtttattgtcaatgtgtactccaaggtatttatagtcctccacaatgtcaacactgaccccctggattgaaacaggggtcaagtgtttcctggtcttcctgaagtccacgatcagttccttggtctttgccacgttgagctgcagatgattctgctcacaccacgtgacaaaggagtcgaccacagcccggtactctgtctcatcatccctgctgatgcatccaaccaccgcagagtcatcaggaaacttctgaagatggcaggtctctgtgcagtggctgaagtctgtggtgtagagggtgaagaggaagggggagaggacagtcccctgtggtgcccctgtgttgctaatcaccttgtcagacacacactgtgggagacgtacatattgtggtccagatgggtgtagataCGATTAAGCAGGGAGATGATATTTAAAGGTGTTACGTTCCCCTAAAAGGGTCCAGGCGgtgagggggaagtaacaaaaagtactctttaatttaaaagtgttaaattaaagagttttattaaagtttctaTTGATAgctcaactaaaagagacggacaagctgctatcaccatttaaagaaacaaaacaaaactcaagcATCGGTCAGTAAACTGAAAAGTAAGTCAAACAGACATTAGTAACCAAACACACTCTCCACTGAGCAGGAGCAAGCAATCAAAGTGATGTGTTCTGTGTGTCGAAGCTTCGAATCGTGTGTCGGGTAATCTCGGGGGAGTTTTTGTGAAgtgcgtatcgaggcttgctttgaTTACGCATGCAGTGACGTTCGAGGCCTCGCGGGCAGTCCGTACCATGTGACTGATTCAGGAACTGGCTCGCCGGTTTGCGCCAGATTCGAAATAAAATGGgcagcaaaacacagctgatttcgCCATCACTGTGTTGTGGAATTAGATTACGTACATGCTACATAGTTActtgagcatttcttcttcgatggaaccagcaaggaagagattttttttatctcatctcTCCTAATAAAGCATGCACACAGTCATAAATGTCACGAATGATAAGCACCatgagataaataaataaacaacactacAGATCCTATaatctgatttctgtcttttagtttattaaaaagtgaagcGTCACACACTAGTTTGTGTCATTATCCAGATGTACATAAGCATGATTACACAGTTACACAATCATGTCTGTCCTGATAGTTTCCACTTTCTCGTTTGTATCAGACATACTGAGACAATATTCGGGATAAATAACCATGAAAACAATTTACTTATTCAGTTTAGAGGTTTACACGTCATTATAATCACAGAGCCTGTTTCACTTGAATCGTCCACTTGATGGCGCAGTAGAACAAAGGAATCACCACAATGCTTCGAACCATGAGTCGACCAGTTGGATggaaagcttcagttcatcacgaggcttcatctcaccatcactagctgcaaccaccaacATGGctctctggcccagagctcacctttccctgtGCTTAAATACCTGTAATTGCTGATgctgtacaaaagaaaaaggtggCACCTAAGGCAGGAGAGCTGgtaggacacgcccacacaggcaacttcaggaggaggccctgctctttaaacaaagaaaagtcaAAGGAACCTCTGAACCGTGAGGCTCACTTACATGATTCAgaagaaatgtttctttttaattgaatattaaaaaaataaggccGGGACCTTTTTGGACAAATAACAAATATCGAGACAGAAAATAATCAGACAGAATACAGAGAAGCTGAACGGCAGAAGACAGTGGTCGTCTATATGAAGGCCTCATATCCCCACAGCACCACGATCCTCTTCTGCTCCACATTCATAGTGTCTGATACTATTTCTATGGTAATGCAGCATTAAGCTTGTTATGAAGCCACGTCCAAAGTTTTGCTTTAGTTAGCATTCTTCAGTTAAACACACTCAATTAGAGAAATTTTAGAGAATATGCAGCACTTTGATTAGAGCGTTTTAGATGCTTTAGCGGCACCTAGTGGCACCAAAAAGTAAATTCAGCCACGGCAGCATGTGATGGAAACATGTTCTCCAAGATCTTGAAGTGATtaaaattcttaaaaaaaaaaacaacatatgcaCTGTACTGTTTATAACCCGTCACTAAAGTCCAGCTTCACTTTGTCTTATCTCTGTTTGTCAGGAGTTAACGTCCATCATCAGATACTGTCTCGTGGAGGCTGAGAAACGTCAGATGACATCGTTGTCCTTCCCAGCCATCGGGACAGGACACCTGAGCTTCCCCAGAGCCCTGGTGTCCAAACTCCTGCTGAGGGAGATCCGCTcgtacagcagcagcagaaacccTCGCTGTCTGAGAGAGGTGGTCATCGTCGTTCACCCCAGTGACAGCCAAACCGTGGATGTGAGTTTGTGACTCTGATAGGAGCTGTTTAAGTGCTTATCATGTTCTGACAGTGAGCACTAGAGACGAGCAAACCCACCCTGTTAGTGAGTGAAAGCACAGAGTAACACACAGTACATACTGTTTATCACATGAAATGGGTACGAGAAGGATGAGAAGGTTTAATTAACTCAGCCTGCAAATATAGCAACAGGAAGcaataagaactagaaacagACAAAACCAGACTATATCAAATAGTTACTTTTAGAATTTTGTTGTCTTAAAATCTAATTACAACTGCTGTGAGGTTTAAAATGATGTAATGTGTGAACATAAGTCTAACTGTTAACTTATCAATTCATTGAGCTGCAGTTATAGCAGTAACATCTAAGTTATATTGTTGTTGGTCAGTGTTTCACCAGAGAGTTCACCGGTCAGAGGAACGTCCAGCGTGAACGGCATGATTTTAATGAGCCACCAGTTCAACAGCCTGTCAGCCAATCACAACACTCCTCAGGTAAGCAGTCCTTTTAAACTTTACAATGAGtgattatttaatattaaaccACTATATGATGATTTAATAGAGTTTAGTTAGGTCATAGAAACATGATGGCAGTCACAGTTTTATAAGAACATCAGTAACAACTCGTGTCTTTATGATGTAAATAGACGATGGGTTAAGGTTGTGCAACAAGTGTCGCTTTTTAGCTTTATGTTAAAAACATTATGAGCCGGACTCAGATGGCCAGTGGTATGAGGCAGAAGAGGGAAAAATTATTTCTAACCACTAAACcccatcaattcaattcagttgaaaattcttgttttaacacatttaagaCAAATCAGCTGAGCTATTTAATTAGTGATCAGAAAAGGACTCGTTATTTACAGATAAGGATCTTAGTCACTGGTGTTATTTCGAGCCTCCAGATAAAATCGCAGGTCTAAAATCATCCACTGAAAGTCTGCGTGTGCTTGTTTCAGCCACTTTTGGCCCAGTTTTGTCCACCTCCCTCGGTGTGTACCAGATGCAGATGGGTCAGCTCGCTTTAGAGGTGTCGTCAGGTGACATCACCAAAGAGACCTGTGATGTCATTGTCAACTCGT
This genomic stretch from Astatotilapia calliptera chromosome 12, fAstCal1.2, whole genome shotgun sequence harbors:
- the LOC113034388 gene encoding poly [ADP-ribose] polymerase 14-like isoform X1, whose product is MEGSECPPVTVEGDWTPAQTKALKNKLHIYFQSKKKSSGGDCRVEAEEGAPRAAVYFSSPEVRERVLARKNHEIILDSKTIQLRLSSEASPTSSDDVSDSSTDSKKPPAEPGSGAAAANKEDSESSQSCAVVLENVTDNMSTDLLSMLVENISGLDENGYSMENIWESNSTVVTFKSPADVERFLSVSQTSSKMKKHGLTARPLEAATNIRVESLPPTVVEDMLELYFEKTWTLPAKIVMIPTEQAAIITFSDPKVVEKICVKKDLEMKSITVKVYPYYKSLGTALYSKERPTWKMPEPFTERVHHVIWKFLVEKKLSEHINDQMRPHFCRVDLNGPEVKLSPVPEFLRQQGLTAEHVENWMSKAQHAFRRLMSQYMAFECQANTPGWTAAEKDVRSVVKEDAILVLDASKGVLTVAGRADDIKRIRAPVENILLKAMSHIERQTNSISEEMILSPAWFYILKQEGLQKAALDISPEMKLSYDEGTQKLTITGLTAEVYKTKSWILERNVNMSKKQQNVPPCLLDFLRTLDPMDLSQDLFTSQGISAIYTIDNKGLLLFGSSDRILADAESKMKAALAHQIVNVEDPEVLKLPTWVDLKQNLLDIFNLSKKKTVAIQMHPERKITVAGFVNPVKEVSQSLRAFVENYSRVQETIRVQSCAAVQFIEKKRTEEWYSIAKDNNVSVSFHVQRPRISFAGARLHVQKTKSCFMELASALFTDTLTVDKPGAKKYFQTQGSIFLPTIMNELRCVILLRPEIEEEEEEEVENYEEETTLCRVQTNSGVLISVSKVDICSFGVDAVVNAANEDLDHIGGLALALLKAAGPQLQRESSDYVAKNGRLRPGDAIITDAYNLPCKHVVHAVGPRFSDFDRKTSVSRLKTAVRESLRQAEMANCSSIALPAISSGIFGFPVDLCAETIAQAVREYCDSPQGLRSLTEIHLVDNNDRTVRVMATAVSKEFSDLGPTMTIPQQAGGKRTGASGGYHRGRGERGQSQSHGASWSETGGRGGGRGGGRGERGESWGNHQGNRGSQSPKQHTSHGEHGGLEQTTAEGLKIILCKGNIEDQTTDVIVNTISQDLNLSQGAVSKAILSAAGGSLQDAIYSEARRDTLWHGEVIITDGYNLTCHKVFHAVCPSWDNGGGQAEKELTSIIRYCLVEAEKRQMTSLSFPAIGTGHLSFPRALVSKLLLREIRSYSSSRNPRCLREVVIVVHPSDSQTVDCFTREFTGQRNVQRERHDFNEPPVQQPVSQSQHSSATFGPVLSTSLGVYQMQMGQLALEVSSGDITKETCDVIVNSSNQTFNLKAGVSKAILDGAGITVERECAQFVSSMAQPHAMILTSAGQLPSRNIVHVVGQNDPANIKDMVYSVLKFCEENKFSSVAFPALGTGQGGASPSAVADAMVDAVVEFVRKKQPRFVRSVKILIFQTAMLNDFHMSMKKRQGETVEEKSVFGKFKATVRQFMSGLVSGSAQSSSVDLVLEREEFEPTVFQLCADDNKALSEAKKRINDLIVAEQAQKTISDPFISQMSQADMEELKALQRKLTVSIRLDKGAEDQDPEIHLEGLTRDVFTAESALRDIIRKVERAENSKRQALLVSSLVEWQYPDHSGSMVPFDIYTNLKLEEALEKKQKVKIKINNETYTADPGLRKAVTAKRPPMELFRKEVKDDTALPLPSCWEDMKGDLVKLFALTRGSQEYNDVEQELTKNRLHVNIISIERVQNPTLWQNYQILKKQMEAKNKHKNNEKLLFHGTRATSVDLINNKGFNRSYAGTNVGAAIGKGSYFAVNPNYSAQGYASPDAKGHKRMYQAKVLVGEYTQGNSGMITPPAKSGSASDLYDSVTDNMSNPTMFVVFNDIQAYPEYLITFT
- the LOC113034388 gene encoding poly [ADP-ribose] polymerase 14-like isoform X2 — encoded protein: MEGSECPPVTVEGDWTPAQTKALKNKLHIYFQSKKKSSGGDCRVEAEEGAPRAAVYFSSPEVRERVLARKNHEIILDSKTIQLRLSSEASPTSSDDVSDSSTDSKKPPAEPGSGAAAANKEDSESSQSCAVVLENVTDNMSTDLLSMLVENISGLDENGYSMENIWESNSTVVTFKSPADVERFLSVSQTSSKMKKHGLTARPLEAATNIRVESLPPTVVEDMLELYFEKTWTLPAKIVMIPTEQAAIITFSDPKVVEKICVKKDLEMKSITVKVYPYYKSLGTALYSKERPTWKMPEPFTERVHHVIWKFLVEKKLSEHINDQMRPHFCRVDLNGPEVKLSPVPEFLRQQGLTAEHVENWMSKAQHAFRRLMSQYMAFECQANTPGWTAAEKDVRSVVKEDAILVLDASKGVLTVAGRADDIKRIRAPVENILLKAMSHIERQTNSISEEMILSPAWFYILKQEGLQKAALDISPEMKLSYDEGTQKLTITGLTAEVYKTKSWILERNVNMSKKQQNVPPCLLDFLRTLDPMDLSQDLFTSQGISAIYTIDNKGLLLFGSSDRILADAESKMKAALAHQIVNVEDPEVLKLPTWVDLKQNLLDIFNLSKKKTVAIQMHPERKITVAGFVNPVKEVSQSLRAFVENYSRVQETIRVQSCAAVQFIEKKRTEEWYSIAKDNNVSVSFHVQRPRISFAGARLHVQKTKSCFMELASALFTDTLTVDKPGAKKYFQTQGSIFLPTIMNELRCVILLRPEIEEEEEEEVENYEEETTLCRVQTNSGVLISVSKVDICSFGVDAVVNAANEDLDHIGGLALALLKAAGPQLQRESSDYVAKNGRLRPGDAIITDAYNLPCKHVVHAVGPRFSDFDRKTSVSRLKTAVRESLRQAEMANCSSIALPAISSGIFGFPVDLCAETIAQAVREYCDSPQGLRSLTEIHLVDNNDRTVRVMATAVSKEFSDLGPTMTIPQQAGGKRTGASGGYHRGRGERGQSQSHGASWSETGGRGGGRGGGRGERGESWGNHQGNRGSQSPKQHTSHGEHGGLEQTTAEGLKIILCKGNIEDQTTDVIVNTISQDLNLSQGAVSKAILSAAGGSLQDAIYSEARRDTLWHGEVIITDGYNLTCHKVFHAVCPSWDNGGGQAEKELTSIIRYCLVEAEKRQMTSLSFPAIGTGHLSFPRALVSKLLLREIRSYSSSRNPRCLREVVIVVHPSDSQTVDCFTREFTGQRNVQRERHDFNEPPVQQPVSQSQHSSATFGPVLSTSLGVYQMQMGQLALEVSSGDITKETCDVIVNSSNQTFNLKAGVSKAILDGAGITVERECAQFVSSMAQPHAMILTSAGQLPSRNIVHVVGQNDPANIKDMVYSVLKFCEENKFSSVAFPALGTGQGGASPSAVADAMVDAVVEFVRKKQPRFVRSVKILIFQTAMLNDFHMSMKKRQGETVEEKSVFGKFKATVRQFMSGLVSGSAQSSSVDLVLEREEFEPTVFQLCADDNKALSEAKKRINDLIVAEQAQKTISDPFISQMSQADMEELKALQRKLTVSIRLDKGAEDQDPEIHLEGLTRDVFTAESALRDIIRKVERAENSKRQALLVSSLVEWQYPDHSGSMVPFDIYTNLKLEEALEKKQKVKIKINNETYTADPGLRKAVTAKRPPMELFRKEVKDDTALPLPSCWEDMKGDLVKLFALTRGSQEYNDVEQELTKNRLHVNIISIERVQNPTLWQNYQILKKQMEAKNKHKNNEKLLFHGTRATSVDLINNKGFNRSYAGTNGAAIGKGSYFAVNPNYSAQGYASPDAKGHKRMYQAKVLVGEYTQGNSGMITPPAKSGSASDLYDSVTDNMSNPTMFVVFNDIQAYPEYLITFT